Within the Rhodomicrobium lacus genome, the region GCCTGCCGCGCAAGCTCCAGTCCCACGGTGCCCTGCCCCGCGATCACGTAAGGATCGTTGAAAGGCGCGATGAAATCCGCGTCGAGCTTCTGGCAAAGGTCGCGGGCGATCGCCTCGCGGTCTTCAGTCTCGCGGTCGTAAAAGACGATGTCAGCCCCGCTTGCGCTCGTGCGCGCGATCTTGATCTGCGGCGCATCGGACGGCATCACGATGGCGGCGTCGATTTCGCAGAGCCGGGCGGCTTCGGCCACGCCTTGCGCGTGATTGCCCGACGAGCAGGCCACCACGCCGCCGGGGAATGCCTGTCTGTCGACACGGGATACGCGGTTATAGGCGCCGCGAAACTTGAAACTCCCGGTGCGCTGAAGGGCTTCCACCTTGCAGAGGATGCGCCCGCCGAGTTTTTCGTTCAGCGTGCCGAACTCAAGAAGCGGCGTTTCGACGGCGTGAGGCCGGATGCGTTTGTCGGCGTCAACAATGTCTTCAATCGTCGGCGTCTGCATGAAAGCGTCCCGCGTGTCGTTTGTCCCAGAGCATTTTCCAGCGAAGTGAACCGGTTCGCGTGAACAAGACGCGTCAAAACCAGAGGACCAGGGACAACTCCTTCGAGTCTCGTGGAGCTTTGATTTCGACACCGGAAACCAGCGTGCGGCAGGTCAGCCCCGAATGTCAATTCACGCCGTCAAGCGGGCGTCCATTGGCAGGCATTTTCTACTCGCGCAGTTTCGCCGAAGCGGGGAGCGCCCTAGCGGATAATGGCTTGGTGCCCTGAACGATTGATCACGACGGGGCCGAGAGATCCAAGGTCGAACATCGCTTTTTGAATGCGCCCCACGGACAGGTCGGGCTTCAGTCGCATTCAAAGTCGGGACCGAAATCGGCAACGTACGCGCCACAAAGTGAGGCCGATTTCAAATCCACCGCTCCGGTTTACCCATCGCGGCGGTCGGACGAGTCGCTGTTGGCCTCGACGATGATGTCGCGAAAGCGGCGGGCGCACGCGGCCCAGCTGAAGCGTTCGGCATAGGCGCGGCAGGCGCTTCGGTCGAGCTTGAGCGCACCCAGCGCTGCTTCGCGCAGATCGTCGCCGATGATGCCGACCCGACCGTTTTCAACAACGTCCTTCGGCCCGGTGACGTTGAACGCCGCAGTCGGAACGCCGCACGCCATCGCTTCGAGCAGCACGTTGCCAAAGGTGTCGGTGAGGCTCGGGAAAACGAACGCGTCGGCGCTGGCGTAGTGCTCGGCAAGGTCGTCGCCGAACTTGGCACCCGTGAACACCGCGTCGGGATAACGATTGCGCAGTTCTTCGAGCTGCGGGCCTTTACCGACGATGACTTTCGTGCCCGGCAGGTCAAGATCGAGAAAGGCGTCGAGGTTCTTTTCGACCGCCACGCGGCCGGCATAAAGGAAGATCGGTCGCGGCAGATCGGGGAAG harbors:
- a CDS encoding threonine ammonia-lyase, whose translation is MQTPTIEDIVDADKRIRPHAVETPLLEFGTLNEKLGGRILCKVEALQRTGSFKFRGAYNRVSRVDRQAFPGGVVACSSGNHAQGVAEAARLCEIDAAIVMPSDAPQIKIARTSASGADIVFYDRETEDREAIARDLCQKLDADFIAPFNDPYVIAGQGTVGLELARQAEAAGAKLDAVLAPASGGGLVAGVALAVKDRVPDAEIYSVEPRGFDDLARSLAAGRRVRNEPGAKSICDALLMPEPGELTFALNKDRLSGGLVVSDGDVRQAVAYAWRDLKLVLEPGGAVALAAILSGALDVEGRTVAIVLSGGNVDANLFAEIIADNRELASPRHE